Within Desulfobacterales bacterium, the genomic segment CCGTAGAACGCGGGGAGTGAGTTGGTTAAACTGAGAAGAATCAATCCCAGACCCATTGTAAAGACGCCGCTGAATAGTAATTTCCTGGCGCCCACCCGGTCGACAAGAAAGCCCATCACAGGCGCAAAGATTCCCTGCTCCAGGCCGCGAATGGAAGCGGCAACCGAGATAGCCGTATAACTCCAGCCGAATTCTCTGGATATGGGTTCAAAGAAAGCCGTAAAATTCAATATCACCGCGCCGCTGGTATAGAAGGTGATAAAGAAGCAGACCAAAACGATCCACCATCCATAAAATATTTTTTTCACCCGTCAACTCCTGAAGGAGACGCCGATTTTCAGCCAAAGTTCATCGACTGCCTTAAATTGGGCTATTCAAAAAAACGCCCCCGGTTACAATATAGCGGTTGTTAAAAAAACGTTCCGTTATCCCAATGTATTTTTTCTACAATCGCTTATACCGCAATTCATTGTTTCGGAAACTTAGTATGGAAAGCGGTATAAAATTTAAAAAACGACGGTTTGCCAAAAAGGTATTGACAAACGATTGTCGACAATCTACTTATAATTCATCCCGCCTTATTTTTAAAGGTTAATCTTATGAAAAAAATTATCAATCATAAAAGTCTGTCAGAATATATTTTCCAGGATCTGGAAAATAAAATTATTAACGGCTCCCTGAAACCGGGCCAGCGGATTATTGAGGAGGAGCTTTGCCGATCATTTGGCGTGAGCCGGTCCCCGGTGCGGGAAGCCCTGCGGATACTGGAAAGCCAGGGTTTTGTCCAGCGAGAGCCGCGCAGGGGCGTATCGGTTACGAAAACAACATTAAAAGAAGCCGAGGATATTTATACCATCAGGGCCAGGCTGGATAGCCTGGCTGTTTATCTTGCCATAAAAAAAAACAAACCGGGTGTGATCCGGAAATTAAAAAAACTGCACGAAAAGATGATTGCCGTTGCCGAACAGAATAACGTGAATGAGTACTTTAAGCTGAACCGGAGCTTCCACGATATGATTTCTCAGGAAAGCGATAATCAGCAATTGATGAAACTGCTGGAAACATTTGACAAGCAGACCATGCGCTATCGGCGCATGGTTGTCCGTGCACCGGGATGGATGAAAGATTCCATTGAAAACCATGCGGCGATTATTCAGTGGTTTGAATCCGGCGACCTCGACAATGCGGAAAAAAACAGACAGAGCGCGATCCTGAGCCACGTTCGGCAAAGATTTACACGAAAAACTGCTGAGGAGGATAAAGATGAAAATTGATCCGGAAAAATGCATTTCGTGTTTGGAATGCATCGATTACTGTCCCATGAAGTGCATCCTTGAAGGAGAAGAAGCAACCTATATGGACCAGGATGAATGTGTTGAGTGCGGGGTCTGTCTGCGGGCTGCGGTCTGCCCCACCGAGGCCATTTACATGCCGGAGGAGGCATTCCAGTATCCGCGCTCGATCCGAAGAGAATTCAGCGATCCGGCGGTTCAGTATCCCACCCTGAAACAGGGCGGACGCGGCACCGAGGAAATGAAAACCAATGATGTAACCGGCCGCTACCGCCGGGGTGAATACGGCATGGCCCTGGAGTTCGGACGTCCCGGCACCGGCACCCGGATATCCGAGATTGAAAAGGTATTGAAAGTGCTCCTAAAAATGGATGTCGAGGTTGAAAAGAGCAATCCGGTTTTCCTGCTCTTAAAGGATGAAGCAACCGGAGAAATGAAACCCGAAGTTCTCAATGAAAAGGTGCTGTCGGCCATTCTGGAATTTAAAATTACTGAGAATCAACTTGAGGACGCTGTTAACACGCTGCGTCCGGTCCTGGCAGAAGTCGATACGGTTGTTTCCTGGGGTCTGGCCACGCGTTTTGCGTCGGACGGAACCCTGCCGGTAAGGTCCCGGCTGGCCCAAATCGGTCTTCCGGCAAGACCCAACGCCAAAATCAACATGGGCATGGGTCGTCCCATCGTGGAAGCGTAAGGAGGTTTTTATGAGTCATTCGCTACACCGTAACGGAACAGAAGAAAATCTGCAGAACGATTATACCTTTTATGCCAGGGCCTCCCGCTGGGTCAATCGGGAAGGGTGCGGACCGAAATTGCGCAAGATTTTAGAGATCATTCTTTCGGAAAAACCGGTGAATTTCGGTTCCAGTCAGGCCGGAAAAAACGCCAAGGCGGGACTGGATCCCGCTGAATATGCAAAAACCCTGGACAAAGCCTACGGGGTTGCCTGTTGCTTTTCAGATAAAAAATCCATCAAAAGCGCACTGGTCAAATTAAAAGAAGCTGATACAGGCATCTCCATCGTAACCGGCGGTTTGATTGACGAGATTGTCGCAATTGCCGAAGAAATAGGCATAAAACCGCATACAGCCTTTCTGTCGCTGGGCATACACGGGAAAAAGGCCCTGCTTCCCGAAGCGCAAGTCCTGGAAATGACGACCATGTGTGGCCACGGGTTGGTTTCTTTCAAATTATCCAAAGCCGTGATCAAAAAAGTGCAATCCGGTGAAATGAGTCCGGAGGAAGGGGCCACCCTTCTGGCGCAGCCGTGTCCCTGCGGGATTTTTAATTCGGACCGCTGTGAAGCGCTGCTGCAACAATGTCAAAAAAAAGAATGATGAAGATTTTATCACAAAGACTTTGAGACAAGGCACCTGTGAACAAAAAAACGCAAAATCCCCGGGAATTGACGATTAATGCGGCCACCCGCAAGATGCGCGAAGGCGACTTGACGGCCTTGGAACTGGCGACGTCCTGTCTGGAAAGAATTCAGGCACGGGAAGACACGGTTCATGCCTGGGTTGAAGTATATGAAGAAGCGGCGCTGTCGGAAGCCCGGCGCTGTGATGATGAATTGCGTGCCGGGAAATGGCGTGGGGAGCTCCATGGCATTCCCATCGGCGTCAAAGATATCATTGACGTAAAGGGAACGTGGACCCGGGCCGGTTCGCCCATTTATCCGGCGCAACTGGCGGCTGAGGACGCGCCGGCGGTTAAACGCCTCAGGGATGCGGGCGCCATCTTTTTGGGAAAGACGGAAACCACCCCCTTTGCCAATAATGATCCGACCATTACCTGCAATCCCTGGAATCCGGACCACACCCCGGGGGGCTCCAGCAGCGGATCCGCTGCCGCAGTTGCGGACGGGATGTGTCTGGCGGCCCTGGGGACCCAGACCGGCGGATCCCTGCTGCGGCCGGCGGCTTACTGCGGCATCGTCGGCTTGAAACCGACCTATGGGACGGTCAGTGTTGAAGGCGTGGTCCCGAATTCGTGGAGTCTGGACCATGTCGGAGCGCATACCCGCTGTGTTCCGGATGCTGCGATCCTCTGGCATCTTATGAAAGATATGGCGCTGATTCCTTTTGCCCGCCGCCCGCTGCCGCACAAGGTTGCCGGACCCCCAAAATCCGAAGACGGTATGCGATTGGGATTCCTTCAAGAATTTTTCGAGACGGAAGCTGACGAAGCGGTTCGGTCGCACCTTTCAGCAGTTAGAGACAAATTCAGGGAAGCGGGCGCTGCCGTCGTCGATTTGAAGCTGCCGGATTCTTTTACCTGTCTCAAAGAGGCCTGGAGCATGATCAAAGAACCGGAGCTTACCGCTTATCACGGTCCGATGTTTGGCCTCCATGGCGATCAATATCCGCCCAATATCAGGAACAGAATCGAGCTGGGTTTAAAGATTTCCGCCCATACCCATGTGTCGTTTCTTCACAAAAGGATCAGATTCCAGGAAGATATGGCCGCGCTCCTGTCCCGGGTGGATGCGGCCTTTATGCCGAGCGCCCCGTCCACGGCGCCTAAAGGACTCGCTTCAACGGGATCAAGCATATTTAATCAGCCCTGGAGTGTCGCCGGATTTCCGGCCATGTCCATCCCCTCCGGTAGGGATGGCAGCGGTCTGCCGTTTGCGATCCAGCTGGCAGCCCAACCCCTGGCAGAGGATGGGCTGATGAAAGCGGCCGCCTGGTGTGAAGGCGTCCTTGGGTTTGACGCGGGCCCGGCGGTGTAGCGTTCCACTTAAACGTAGGCCTGGGAACGGCGATGCGTAAAAACCGTGTTTTAGATTGAGAGCGGCAACTTGACCGAACTTTTCTGAAAAGGAGGTGATGTAAAAATAATAATAGCTGTATGATAGCCAACCGCAACGTAACATAAATGAAAAAAGGAGGAAGTTATGCAACGGAAAATTTTGTCCAGTGTATTGGCAATCATGTTTTGCGTCGGCGCCATGATCATCACGCTTGACGCAAAAGCCGAATACCCCGACCAGCCGATTGAATTTGTCGTCCATTCTTCACCGGGCGGCGGCAGCGACCTGTTCAGCCGGACCGTGGCCCATATGCTTGAAACACAAGGGCTGGTCAAACAGAAAATAAACGTCAATAATCGAACGGGCGGATCCGGTACGGTGGCCATGAATTATATGAAAAGCAAAGCCGGCTCTGCGTATGTTCTGATGCAGTTCACTTCGTCTCCCCTTTCTACCATGATACGCGGAACGAGCAAGATGAAACTAGAGGAGATCACCTTTCTGCCGATGATGACCATGGATGTGAACATGGCCTGGACCCGATCGGAGTCTAAATTTAACGACATGAAAGAGGTGATCGCATATGCCAAGAAACACCCGAATGGGGTTTCGGTTGCGTACGGCAGCACGGCCGGCTCAGAGCACATCTGTGCCCATCGGATCTCAAAAGCGGCCGGGGTAAAATTGAATATGGTCGGCTTTGGCGGCGGCGGACCGGCTGCGGTTGCCATGCTGGGCGGACATGTCGATTTTTCGTTCGGAAATCTGGAAGAACAGATGGGGCAGCTCGAGGCCGGTAAAGTAAAATCGCTGGGCACCATGACCCCGGAAAGACTCTCGCAGATGCCGGACCTTCCGACCATGTTGGAACAGGGGATTAACGCCACCTTTATCCAGCCGCGCGGATTCTGGGCGCCGCCGAATATGCCCGACTATGCGGTCAAATTCTGGGAAGATGCACTCCTTAAACTGTATAAAAGCAAGGGGTTCCAGGATTTTCTTAAAAAGTCGTATATGGAAGGCGCGTATATGACATCTGCCGACACCAAGGTGTATATCACCAAATTTCTGAAAGAGCTCAAAGTGGACGTTGATGAGCTGGGCGCGTTTAAAAAGAAAAAATAACATGATTCACGAAGATCCCCGGTCAGGAGGAAGATGTTATGAGAAAAGGAGATAGAGTGTTTTCAATATTTGGCATGGGCCTCAGTCTCTGGTTGATACTCGAGGCACTGCAATTCGACTACTTGTCAGAATTTGGACCCGGACCCGGTTTTGAACCCTTCTGGCTGGGGATTTTTTTATCAATACTTTCGATTTTTTTGTTCGTAAACACGTTTCGCAGGCGGGGTGATAAAGAGTACGAAAAACCACGCCTGCCGGGGTGGAAATCCCTGGGTCGGATCGGGATTATCCTGCTGTTGATCGCCGGATTTGCCTTGAGTTTTAACACGCTGGGGCTTCTCATTACCGTATTTTTATTCGTAGCGCTGATACTGTTTACCCTGGAAAAAGTCGGCATTCTGAAAAGCATATTTTACGGGATCGTTTTCAGCGGATTTGTTGTTCTCATTTTCAGCTACTGGATGGATATCAATTTCCCCAAAGGCTTTTTAGGAATTTAAAGGAGAGGAAAAAATGGATATTTTTACTAGCTTGATGCAGGGTTTCGACACGGTGCTGACCCCGTTCAATCTATGGATGGCGACCATTGGCTGCTTTTTCGGAACCATCGTGGGGATTCTGCCCGGTCTCGGGCCGAGCGCAACCATCGCCATACTCCTGCCGCTGACCTTTGGAATGAATGCCACTTCGGCCATGATTATGATGACATCGATCTATTACGGCGCCAAGTACGGCGGATCCACAACCTCTATCCTCGTAAATGTTCCGGGCGAAGGAGCTTCCGTGGTAACGACATTTGATGGCTACCAGATGGCGCGCCAGGGGCGCGGCGGGGTTGCCTTGGGGATTTCCGCGATCGGATCCTTCTTTGCCGGCATCGTCGGGACCTTCGGGCTGATTTTTGTTGCGGTGCCTTTGGCGGCTTTCAGTCTTAGATTCGGTCCGGCGGAATACTTCAGCCTGATTGTGATGGGGATGCTGACCATCGTTTTTGTGGGCGGGAAATCGATAACCAAATCATTAATGAGCGCCGTTATCGGTCTTGCCCTCGGTACGGTCGGTTCGGATATTGTGCAGGGCGCCCCCCGGTTTGTCTACGGGGTGCCCCAGCTGACGGACGGCATTTCTTTTGTCACGGTCGTCATGGGGGTGTTCGGTATCGGTGAAGTTCTGGTTTCCGCCGAAGAACACCTGAAAATGAAGACGGTCAATGTGAAATTTAAAAATTTATGGCCCACCATTAAGGATGTGATGGATTCAAAATGGGCGATCATCAGAGGCACGGTGGTCGGATTTTTGGTGGGCGCTCTCCCCGGTGCCGGGTCGACCATTGCGTCGTTTATTTCTTACGGCGTTGAAAAAGGCGCGGCCAAGGACCCCTCGCGCTTCGGCAAGGGCGCCATCGAAGGGGTTGCCGGGCCCGAGGCTGCCAACAACTCGGCCTGTTCCGGCGCCATGGTGCCCCTGCTGGCCCTCGGCATCCCGGGCTCAGGCGCGACGGCGGTCATGCTGGGCGCCCTGATGCTCTATGGGCTAAGACCCGGCCCCATGCTGTTCACCACCAGCCCGGATTTTGTATGGGCGCTCATTGCCAGCATGTTTATCGGAAATATTATTTTGATCATCATGAACCTTCCCATGGTCCCTCTGTTTGCGTTGAGCCTGCGACTTTCATACAGCTACCTATATCCGGCCATCCTCCTGATCTGCATCATCGGTGCATATTCCCTGAACATCAATGTGTACGATGTATGGGTCATGTGGATCTTCGGCATATTCGGATATTTCATGAAGAAATACGATATTCCCGGAGGGCCTATGGTTATTGCGCTGGTTCTGGGCCCCATGCTGGAGTATAGCCTCTATCAGGCGCTGGCACTGTCGCTGGGCGATATTTCCACTTTTTTCACCCGCCCCATTTCAGCGACTCTGTTGGCAATAGCAGCTTTAATGGTCATAGGAGTGTCCTTCAAGACCGTGAGATTGAAACGAACCATGCTTGAAGATGAAGATGAATAACCACCCCAAAACGGCTAAATAGGAGACTTAGATGCTGATTGATAAGGAAACGTGTATCGGATGCGAGGACTGTCACCCCTATTGTACGGTGGGAGCGATTTCATCGGTTGAATGGGAAAGCGGTAATGTCAGCGAGATCGACCAGGCCGAATGCGTGGAGTGCGGCGCCTGCTTTAAACGCTCCGGTGTCTGCCCGGTGGATGCGATTTACATGCCCAAACTGGAATGGCCGCGTTCGTTGCGGGAACCATTCAGCAATCCCGATGTAAAGCACCCGTCCACCACCGGTCAGGGACGGGGAACCGAGGAAATGAAAACCAACGAAGTGACCGGTCGATATACGTACGGAATGGCCGGGGTTGCCATTGAAATGGGTCGTCCGGGAGTCGGTACCTCTTTTCATGATATCCAAACGGTTTGCATGGGGCTGGCAAAATTAGGCGTTGAATTTGAGCCCAATAATCCGTTAATGGAACTGATGGTAGATAAAACCACAGGCAAAATAAACCCGGAAGTATTAAACGAAAAAGTGCTTTCCGCGATTATTGAATTTAAAATCTCAAGTGATCGATTAAAGGAAGCCCTTATCGCTGTTCGGGAGGTTTCAACACAGATTGACACGGTTTTTTCGCTGGATTTGATTAGCCGCGTTGATTCTGATGGAACCATGCCCAACCTTGCCATTGCTGAGGAAGCCGGATTTACACCCAGGCCGAATACGAAGACGAATGTGGGGCTCGGACGCCCCCTGTTTAAGGAGGCATAGCATGACGCACACGCTGCATCGCAGAGGAAAAACCGAAGATCTTCAAGAGGATTTTGTGCTGCTGATCCGGATATCCCGGGGGATTAACCAGGAGGGGTCTGAAGAAAAAATGCAGCAGATTTGGGAGGTCATTTCCCATTACGAAAAGGATCTGGTGAATTTTGGAAACCACAATCCCAATTGGGGAGATGGTGAGCTATACGACATGGAAGCTTTGAAG encodes:
- a CDS encoding GntR family transcriptional regulator, which translates into the protein MKKIINHKSLSEYIFQDLENKIINGSLKPGQRIIEEELCRSFGVSRSPVREALRILESQGFVQREPRRGVSVTKTTLKEAEDIYTIRARLDSLAVYLAIKKNKPGVIRKLKKLHEKMIAVAEQNNVNEYFKLNRSFHDMISQESDNQQLMKLLETFDKQTMRYRRMVVRAPGWMKDSIENHAAIIQWFESGDLDNAEKNRQSAILSHVRQRFTRKTAEEDKDEN
- a CDS encoding ferredoxin family protein, producing MKIDPEKCISCLECIDYCPMKCILEGEEATYMDQDECVECGVCLRAAVCPTEAIYMPEEAFQYPRSIRREFSDPAVQYPTLKQGGRGTEEMKTNDVTGRYRRGEYGMALEFGRPGTGTRISEIEKVLKVLLKMDVEVEKSNPVFLLLKDEATGEMKPEVLNEKVLSAILEFKITENQLEDAVNTLRPVLAEVDTVVSWGLATRFASDGTLPVRSRLAQIGLPARPNAKINMGMGRPIVEA
- a CDS encoding tripartite tricarboxylate transporter substrate binding protein — its product is MQRKILSSVLAIMFCVGAMIITLDAKAEYPDQPIEFVVHSSPGGGSDLFSRTVAHMLETQGLVKQKINVNNRTGGSGTVAMNYMKSKAGSAYVLMQFTSSPLSTMIRGTSKMKLEEITFLPMMTMDVNMAWTRSESKFNDMKEVIAYAKKHPNGVSVAYGSTAGSEHICAHRISKAAGVKLNMVGFGGGGPAAVAMLGGHVDFSFGNLEEQMGQLEAGKVKSLGTMTPERLSQMPDLPTMLEQGINATFIQPRGFWAPPNMPDYAVKFWEDALLKLYKSKGFQDFLKKSYMEGAYMTSADTKVYITKFLKELKVDVDELGAFKKKK
- a CDS encoding tripartite tricarboxylate transporter permease, with the translated sequence MDIFTSLMQGFDTVLTPFNLWMATIGCFFGTIVGILPGLGPSATIAILLPLTFGMNATSAMIMMTSIYYGAKYGGSTTSILVNVPGEGASVVTTFDGYQMARQGRGGVALGISAIGSFFAGIVGTFGLIFVAVPLAAFSLRFGPAEYFSLIVMGMLTIVFVGGKSITKSLMSAVIGLALGTVGSDIVQGAPRFVYGVPQLTDGISFVTVVMGVFGIGEVLVSAEEHLKMKTVNVKFKNLWPTIKDVMDSKWAIIRGTVVGFLVGALPGAGSTIASFISYGVEKGAAKDPSRFGKGAIEGVAGPEAANNSACSGAMVPLLALGIPGSGATAVMLGALMLYGLRPGPMLFTTSPDFVWALIASMFIGNIILIIMNLPMVPLFALSLRLSYSYLYPAILLICIIGAYSLNINVYDVWVMWIFGIFGYFMKKYDIPGGPMVIALVLGPMLEYSLYQALALSLGDISTFFTRPISATLLAIAALMVIGVSFKTVRLKRTMLEDEDE
- a CDS encoding amidase, which codes for MNKKTQNPRELTINAATRKMREGDLTALELATSCLERIQAREDTVHAWVEVYEEAALSEARRCDDELRAGKWRGELHGIPIGVKDIIDVKGTWTRAGSPIYPAQLAAEDAPAVKRLRDAGAIFLGKTETTPFANNDPTITCNPWNPDHTPGGSSSGSAAAVADGMCLAALGTQTGGSLLRPAAYCGIVGLKPTYGTVSVEGVVPNSWSLDHVGAHTRCVPDAAILWHLMKDMALIPFARRPLPHKVAGPPKSEDGMRLGFLQEFFETEADEAVRSHLSAVRDKFREAGAAVVDLKLPDSFTCLKEAWSMIKEPELTAYHGPMFGLHGDQYPPNIRNRIELGLKISAHTHVSFLHKRIRFQEDMAALLSRVDAAFMPSAPSTAPKGLASTGSSIFNQPWSVAGFPAMSIPSGRDGSGLPFAIQLAAQPLAEDGLMKAAAWCEGVLGFDAGPAV
- a CDS encoding 4Fe-4S binding protein translates to MLIDKETCIGCEDCHPYCTVGAISSVEWESGNVSEIDQAECVECGACFKRSGVCPVDAIYMPKLEWPRSLREPFSNPDVKHPSTTGQGRGTEEMKTNEVTGRYTYGMAGVAIEMGRPGVGTSFHDIQTVCMGLAKLGVEFEPNNPLMELMVDKTTGKINPEVLNEKVLSAIIEFKISSDRLKEALIAVREVSTQIDTVFSLDLISRVDSDGTMPNLAIAEEAGFTPRPNTKTNVGLGRPLFKEA
- a CDS encoding tripartite tricarboxylate transporter TctB family protein — protein: MRKGDRVFSIFGMGLSLWLILEALQFDYLSEFGPGPGFEPFWLGIFLSILSIFLFVNTFRRRGDKEYEKPRLPGWKSLGRIGIILLLIAGFALSFNTLGLLITVFLFVALILFTLEKVGILKSIFYGIVFSGFVVLIFSYWMDINFPKGFLGI